One window of Brachybacterium ginsengisoli genomic DNA carries:
- a CDS encoding glycosyltransferase, whose protein sequence is MRILLVRPAASGGLAAHVDQELALLRAAGHAVGEAPVRIRERPRPAVDLRTVRALREVLRRSTDATTLHAHGLRAGALSAFAVGPSSRRGRPGHRLVVTLHNRTVGSRPTRAVGAALLRILARGADIVLAVSPDLADSARRAGARDVRHALIPAPEAPPAAERATAVASGPPSADATTARLAAAGEAERDPEGLAILVIARLAPQKGLDDLLDAAALLRDADPVRFRIAGDGPLHADLAARIRAEHLPVELLGRREDIPALLAEVDLVVSAARWEGQPVSLQEALRAGRAIVATDAGGTRWVTGDAAVLVPVGDPAGLAAAISSMRDPATRREAEAASLLRAQDLPTPEDLLTQLEEVLASSPRDW, encoded by the coding sequence ATGAGGATCCTGCTGGTGCGACCGGCGGCGAGCGGCGGCCTCGCCGCGCACGTCGACCAGGAGCTGGCCCTGCTCCGAGCGGCGGGGCATGCCGTCGGCGAGGCACCGGTGAGGATCCGCGAGCGCCCCCGCCCCGCGGTGGACCTGCGCACGGTGCGCGCCCTCCGTGAGGTGCTCCGGCGGTCCACCGACGCGACCACGCTCCATGCCCACGGGCTGCGCGCCGGCGCTCTCAGCGCCTTCGCCGTCGGTCCGTCCTCGCGGCGGGGACGCCCGGGCCACCGCCTGGTGGTCACCCTGCACAACCGCACCGTCGGATCCCGGCCGACGCGGGCCGTCGGCGCCGCGCTGCTGAGGATCCTCGCCCGCGGCGCCGACATCGTGCTCGCCGTCTCGCCAGACCTCGCCGACTCCGCGCGCCGGGCAGGGGCCCGCGATGTGCGCCACGCCCTCATCCCCGCCCCCGAGGCTCCTCCCGCAGCGGAGAGGGCCACGGCTGTCGCGAGCGGCCCGCCCAGCGCCGATGCCACGACGGCACGGCTCGCGGCCGCCGGAGAAGCGGAACGGGATCCCGAGGGTCTCGCGATCCTCGTCATCGCCCGTCTGGCGCCGCAGAAGGGCCTGGACGACCTGCTGGATGCCGCCGCCCTGCTCCGCGACGCCGACCCCGTGCGGTTCCGCATCGCCGGGGACGGCCCGCTGCACGCGGACCTCGCCGCGAGGATCCGCGCCGAGCACCTCCCGGTGGAGCTGCTCGGGCGCCGCGAGGACATCCCCGCCCTGCTCGCGGAGGTCGACCTCGTGGTCTCGGCCGCCCGTTGGGAAGGGCAGCCGGTCTCCCTCCAGGAGGCCCTGCGGGCGGGCCGTGCGATCGTCGCGACCGACGCCGGCGGGACCCGCTGGGTCACCGGGGACGCGGCCGTCCTGGTCCCCGTCGGCGACCCCGCGGGGCTCGCCGCCGCGATCTCCTCGATGCGGGATCCCGCGACACGCCGGGAGGCCGAGGCCGCGTCCCTCCTGCGTGCCCAGGACCTGCCCACCCCTGAGGATCTGCTCACCCAGCTCGAGGAGGTGCTCGCGTCGAGCCCTCGTGACTGGTAG
- a CDS encoding NUDIX domain-containing protein — MNTDDHTGTDDHTGTVPSAEAVLPLRDEPDLRPVVERAQVHEGMIFDLVRDTVDFAEGVRFDREYVRHTGAVAVLAVDDADRVLMIRQYRHPVGHALWEIPAGLLDLDGEAPHVAAARELSEETGYEPTGLRTLVDLRPSPGGNDEVIRVYLATGVQVDEAEFERTDEEAELVERWVPFADAVTAVLEGRITNATTVSALLSLQVLRDRGQGVDELRPADAPFMARPGRD; from the coding sequence ATGAACACGGACGATCACACCGGCACGGATGATCACACCGGCACCGTGCCCTCCGCAGAGGCGGTTCTGCCGCTGCGGGACGAGCCGGACCTCCGACCCGTCGTCGAGCGAGCGCAGGTCCACGAGGGCATGATCTTCGATCTGGTGCGGGACACCGTCGACTTCGCCGAGGGCGTCCGCTTCGACCGCGAGTACGTCCGGCACACCGGTGCCGTGGCGGTCCTGGCCGTCGACGACGCCGATCGGGTGCTGATGATCCGGCAGTACCGCCATCCCGTGGGCCATGCGCTGTGGGAGATCCCGGCGGGCCTTCTCGATCTCGACGGGGAGGCGCCGCACGTCGCCGCCGCCCGCGAGCTCTCCGAGGAGACCGGCTACGAGCCCACGGGGCTGCGGACGCTCGTCGACCTGCGGCCCAGTCCGGGTGGCAACGACGAGGTCATCCGCGTCTACCTCGCCACCGGGGTCCAGGTCGACGAGGCGGAGTTCGAGCGCACCGACGAGGAGGCCGAGCTGGTCGAGCGCTGGGTGCCGTTCGCCGATGCGGTCACCGCCGTGCTCGAGGGCCGGATCACGAACGCCACCACTGTCTCGGCGCTGCTGTCCCTGCAGGTGCTGCGTGACCGCGGGCAGGGCGTCGACGAGCTGCGCCCGGCCGACGCCCCCTTCATGGCGCGTCCGGGCCGGGACTGA
- a CDS encoding CTP synthase — protein MADTSANAPQSGTGTLPRIGAATTAKPFRNPGVTKHIFVTGGVVSSLGKGLTASSLGMLLRSRGLAVTMQKLDPYLNVDPGTMNPFQHGEVFVTDDGAETDLDIGHYERFLDEDLTANANVTTGQVYSTVIAKERRGEYLGDTVQVIPHITDAIKASMRSQAESGADVIITEIGGTVGDIESQPFIEAARQVRQDLGRENVFFVHVSLVPFIGPSQELKTKPTQHSVAALRSIGIQPDAIVLRADRELPSSVKAKISAMCDVDLDAVVTCADAPSIYEIPLVLHGEGLDAYVIRRLNLLSHDVDWTQWEDLLHRVHDPAYEVTVALVGKYVDLPDAYLSVTEALRAGGFHHRAKVSLRWIESDRCATPEGAAEQLRDVDGIVVPGGFGVRGVDGKVGALHHARTHGLPALGLCLGMQSMVIEYARHELGLPTAHSTEFDPDTEHPVVATMAEQEDILSGQGDLGGTMRLGSYQHTLVEDSLAARTYGTTEVAERHRHRYEVANAYRDRLEKAGLLISGTSTLEDGHSLVEFVELDPEVHPYYIGTQAHPELKSRPTRAHPLFAGLIGAAIELQKATRLLEVDPAPREDSVLDAATASTDETPDQD, from the coding sequence GTGGCAGATACCAGCGCGAACGCACCCCAGTCAGGCACCGGCACCCTTCCCAGGATCGGGGCGGCCACCACGGCGAAGCCCTTCCGGAACCCGGGAGTCACCAAGCACATCTTCGTCACCGGTGGCGTGGTCTCCAGCCTCGGCAAGGGACTCACCGCCTCCTCGCTCGGCATGCTGCTCCGCAGCCGCGGGCTCGCCGTGACGATGCAGAAGCTCGATCCCTACCTCAACGTGGACCCGGGCACCATGAACCCGTTCCAGCACGGCGAGGTCTTCGTGACCGACGACGGCGCCGAGACCGATCTGGACATCGGCCACTACGAGCGCTTCCTCGACGAGGACCTCACCGCCAACGCCAACGTCACCACCGGACAGGTGTACTCCACGGTGATCGCCAAGGAGCGGCGCGGCGAGTATCTCGGCGACACGGTCCAGGTCATCCCGCACATCACCGACGCCATCAAGGCCTCGATGCGCTCGCAGGCGGAGTCCGGCGCGGACGTCATCATCACCGAGATCGGCGGGACCGTCGGCGACATCGAGTCCCAGCCGTTCATCGAGGCCGCGCGCCAGGTGCGCCAGGATCTCGGCCGCGAGAACGTGTTCTTCGTGCACGTCTCGCTGGTGCCCTTCATCGGCCCCTCCCAGGAGCTGAAGACCAAGCCCACCCAGCACTCCGTCGCCGCGCTGCGCTCCATCGGCATCCAGCCCGACGCGATCGTGCTGCGCGCGGACCGCGAGCTGCCCAGCTCGGTCAAGGCCAAGATCTCGGCGATGTGCGACGTCGACCTCGACGCTGTCGTCACCTGCGCCGACGCCCCTTCGATCTATGAGATCCCGCTCGTGCTGCACGGCGAGGGGCTCGACGCCTACGTCATCCGCCGTCTGAACCTCCTCAGCCACGACGTGGACTGGACGCAGTGGGAGGACCTGCTGCACCGGGTGCACGATCCCGCCTACGAGGTCACCGTCGCCCTGGTGGGCAAGTACGTGGACCTGCCCGATGCATACCTCTCCGTGACCGAGGCGCTGCGCGCCGGCGGCTTCCACCACCGCGCGAAGGTGTCGCTGCGCTGGATCGAGTCCGATCGCTGCGCGACCCCCGAGGGCGCCGCCGAGCAGCTCAGGGACGTCGACGGGATCGTCGTGCCCGGAGGCTTCGGTGTGCGTGGCGTGGACGGCAAGGTCGGTGCGCTGCACCATGCCCGCACCCACGGCCTGCCCGCGCTCGGGCTGTGCCTGGGCATGCAGTCGATGGTGATCGAGTACGCCCGTCACGAGCTGGGCCTGCCCACCGCGCACTCGACCGAGTTCGATCCCGACACCGAGCACCCCGTGGTGGCCACCATGGCCGAGCAGGAGGACATCCTGTCCGGCCAGGGAGACCTGGGCGGCACGATGCGTCTGGGCTCCTACCAGCACACGCTGGTGGAGGACTCGCTCGCGGCCCGCACCTACGGCACCACCGAGGTCGCCGAGCGCCACCGCCACCGCTACGAGGTCGCCAACGCCTACCGCGACCGCCTCGAGAAGGCGGGTCTGCTCATCTCGGGCACCTCGACCCTCGAGGACGGCCATTCCCTGGTGGAGTTCGTGGAGCTCGACCCCGAGGTGCATCCGTACTACATCGGCACCCAGGCCCACCCGGAGCTGAAGTCCCGCCCCACCCGGGCGCATCCTCTGTTCGCCGGTCTGATCGGCGCGGCCATCGAGCTGCAGAAGGCGACCCGCCTGCTGGAGGTCGACCCGGCCCCCCGCGAGGACTCGGTGCTCGACGCCGCGACGGCGTCCACCGACGAGACACCGGACCAGGACTGA
- a CDS encoding ribonuclease D, translating to MTDTPAVTDLTAPRDGLVPVIDRIQPLLAWCERAASAPEEAVAVDAERASSYRYSSRAYLVQLRTEAAGTALIDPLAFTLPGTLKSLLAEREWVLHAAGQDLPSLAELDLRPGTLFDTELAARLLGMERVGLGAVVEDTLGLHLAKEHSAADWSKRPLPEGWLTYAALDVEVLVEVRDVLQERLQEAGKEDWALQEFEHERAREHGPTRSSSWRGLHGLGALRSVRQLAAAREMWTRRDEIAGSQDLSPHRVIKDRDLVAAAKEAPRGREAFDRALPSKLRRKDVWWQAARTGLDLPPAHLPERNERSYPPPHKLWSKKYPEVAERYQLVRAAAGQRAEDLEMPPENLLQPAVLREWVWEHEQVPAESEIADQLTALGARPWQVEQAAPVIHRALTEQD from the coding sequence GTGACAGATACCCCCGCCGTCACCGATCTCACGGCGCCGCGCGACGGCCTGGTGCCGGTCATCGATCGGATCCAGCCGCTGCTGGCCTGGTGCGAGCGCGCGGCCTCAGCTCCCGAGGAGGCCGTGGCCGTCGATGCCGAGCGCGCCTCGAGCTACCGCTACAGCTCCCGCGCCTACCTGGTGCAGCTGCGCACCGAGGCCGCCGGGACCGCCCTCATCGATCCGCTCGCCTTCACCCTGCCCGGCACGCTGAAGTCCCTGCTCGCGGAGCGCGAGTGGGTGCTGCACGCCGCCGGTCAGGACCTGCCCAGCCTCGCGGAGCTCGACCTGCGCCCCGGCACGCTGTTCGACACCGAGCTCGCCGCCCGGCTGCTGGGGATGGAGCGGGTGGGTCTCGGCGCGGTCGTCGAGGACACCCTCGGCCTGCACCTGGCCAAGGAGCACTCCGCCGCCGACTGGTCGAAGCGCCCCCTGCCAGAGGGGTGGCTGACCTACGCGGCGCTGGATGTCGAGGTCCTGGTCGAGGTCCGCGACGTGCTGCAGGAGCGGCTGCAGGAGGCCGGCAAGGAGGACTGGGCGCTCCAGGAGTTCGAGCACGAGCGCGCCCGCGAGCACGGCCCCACGAGGTCCTCGAGCTGGCGCGGCCTGCACGGCCTGGGCGCGCTGCGCTCGGTCCGCCAGCTCGCCGCGGCGCGCGAGATGTGGACCCGCCGCGACGAGATCGCCGGGAGCCAGGATCTCTCCCCGCACCGCGTGATCAAGGATCGCGACCTGGTGGCCGCCGCGAAGGAGGCTCCGCGGGGCCGTGAGGCGTTCGACCGGGCCCTCCCGTCGAAGCTCCGTCGGAAGGACGTGTGGTGGCAGGCCGCCCGCACCGGCCTGGATCTGCCGCCCGCGCATCTGCCCGAGCGCAACGAACGCTCCTATCCCCCGCCCCACAAGCTCTGGTCGAAGAAGTACCCCGAGGTCGCCGAGCGGTACCAGCTGGTGCGAGCCGCGGCCGGCCAGCGCGCCGAGGACCTCGAGATGCCGCCGGAGAACCTGCTGCAGCCGGCAGTGCTGCGCGAGTGGGTGTGGGAGCACGAGCAGGTCCCGGCGGAGTCCGAGATCGCCGACCAGCTGACCGCGCTCGGCGCCCGCCCCTGGCAGGTCGAGCAGGCCGCGCCGGTCATCCACCGGGCCCTGACCGAACAGGACTGA
- a CDS encoding lipid II flippase MurJ, protein MSVSAPGRRGGITRSVLRGAGVILVVTVFARILGFLRYLVFGASVGAGDVGTAYATANLLPNVLFEVAAGGVLAAVVVPLIAGLVPEGGSADQLAAERTARPVADDTPRPAGAAPSAAVDPSRGPERAGARTGTAESSAAADTPPADGAALTDRIVSTLLTWTLLGTGALALVVILLAGPLAQLLLAAEAPGEAGVALGTTLLRIFAVQLPLYGISVVLGAYLQARKHFFWPAMMPLLSSVTVMVSYRVYAHLVPAVATSTTIGQGAIWWLGWGTTAGVATMAVPVVVVALRSGLRLRPSLRMPPGFGRRALALGGAGLGAVGAQQLVLALVLLLAMRAGGVGTLPVFQYGQALYLLPYAVLVVPLVTSVFPHLSELRLVGDRAGFAKVAAASIRTVMAVSVVGAAMLLAAGPALEQFFRLIDRAGAAGVGATTGGLALGLVGFAVATQCTRILSAALRARDALLVGSIGWLIAGAVMLALVLPSPQRSAAEAATVFGLSVACGMALSGLMGLARIADVLEHGGHLAQVRRTAIVVPLAVLGGGVPGLLLGRQLVTTETGEVMTVLVGILSGLVAAVLAGTVMAAADPEATRRVVQRLRAGRHGSPSDRS, encoded by the coding sequence ATGAGCGTGAGCGCCCCGGGCCGACGCGGCGGCATCACCCGCTCCGTGCTGCGCGGCGCCGGTGTGATCCTCGTGGTCACCGTCTTCGCCCGCATCCTCGGGTTCCTCCGCTACCTCGTCTTCGGGGCGAGCGTCGGCGCGGGGGACGTGGGCACCGCCTACGCGACCGCGAACCTGCTGCCCAACGTCCTGTTCGAGGTCGCCGCCGGTGGCGTGCTCGCCGCCGTCGTGGTCCCGCTCATCGCGGGGCTCGTCCCGGAGGGAGGGTCCGCGGATCAGCTCGCCGCGGAGCGGACGGCGCGACCTGTCGCCGATGACACGCCGCGACCGGCGGGCGCCGCCCCGTCGGCCGCCGTCGACCCTTCTCGCGGACCGGAGCGGGCGGGCGCGCGCACCGGGACCGCCGAGAGCTCTGCCGCAGCGGACACCCCTCCCGCGGACGGCGCCGCTCTCACCGACCGCATCGTCTCCACCCTGCTGACCTGGACGCTCCTGGGCACCGGTGCCCTGGCCCTGGTCGTGATCCTGCTCGCCGGCCCGCTCGCCCAGCTCCTGCTGGCGGCGGAGGCCCCGGGGGAGGCCGGGGTGGCCCTGGGGACGACACTGCTGAGGATCTTCGCCGTGCAGCTCCCGCTGTACGGGATCTCCGTGGTCCTCGGGGCCTACCTCCAGGCCCGCAAGCACTTCTTCTGGCCCGCGATGATGCCGCTGCTGTCCTCGGTGACGGTGATGGTCTCCTATCGCGTCTACGCCCATCTGGTGCCGGCGGTCGCGACCTCGACGACGATCGGGCAGGGGGCGATCTGGTGGCTCGGATGGGGGACCACCGCCGGGGTCGCCACCATGGCGGTCCCCGTCGTCGTGGTGGCCCTGCGCTCGGGCCTCCGCCTGCGGCCGTCCCTGAGGATGCCGCCCGGCTTCGGACGTCGCGCCCTCGCCCTGGGCGGGGCGGGCCTCGGCGCCGTCGGCGCCCAGCAGCTGGTCCTCGCCCTGGTGCTGCTGCTGGCGATGCGGGCCGGCGGGGTCGGCACCCTCCCGGTGTTCCAGTACGGGCAGGCCCTGTACCTGCTGCCCTATGCGGTTCTCGTGGTGCCGCTGGTGACCTCCGTCTTCCCGCACCTCTCGGAGCTGCGGCTGGTCGGCGACCGGGCCGGCTTCGCGAAGGTCGCCGCGGCCTCGATCCGCACGGTGATGGCGGTCTCGGTGGTCGGCGCCGCGATGCTGCTGGCCGCCGGTCCCGCGCTCGAGCAGTTCTTCCGCCTGATCGACCGCGCCGGGGCGGCGGGCGTCGGCGCGACCACCGGCGGCCTCGCCCTGGGACTGGTGGGCTTCGCCGTCGCGACCCAGTGCACCCGGATCCTCTCCGCCGCGCTGCGGGCCCGCGACGCCCTCCTGGTCGGCTCCATCGGGTGGCTGATCGCGGGGGCCGTGATGCTCGCGCTGGTCCTGCCCAGCCCGCAGCGCTCCGCCGCGGAGGCCGCGACCGTCTTCGGGTTGTCGGTGGCGTGCGGCATGGCGCTCTCGGGTCTGATGGGACTGGCGCGGATCGCCGACGTGCTCGAGCACGGCGGCCATCTCGCCCAGGTGCGCCGCACCGCGATCGTGGTGCCCCTCGCCGTCCTCGGCGGCGGCGTGCCGGGCCTGCTGCTCGGCCGGCAGCTGGTGACCACGGAGACCGGGGAGGTGATGACCGTGCTGGTCGGCATCCTCAGCGGGCTGGTCGCCGCGGTCCTGGCAGGCACGGTGATGGCCGCCGCGGACCCGGAGGCGACCCGTCGGGTCGTGCAGCGCCTCCGCGCGGGCCGACACGGATCGCCGAGCGACAGGTCATGA
- a CDS encoding copper transporter, translating to MIDFRYHLVSLISVFLALAVGIVLGAGPLRENLGDQLAGQVEQLRTEQERLRSESEELTTKNDQLATFVSEIGPELVRGTLSGKQVAVITDDSSTGPVVERMESLLNDAGVASPMKISLQPAMWEPDAGQERAATVEEIRSIAPAVLTDDPDAELTDSAQLSGLIPALLRGGDDLPAELRTQLWQVLLDHQMVVVDGTPPGRADAVIYAGADPAALTDENEDETVAAERAQALLASQTHLLTVLGQTGLPAVVSATTPGNDASTGILRTVRGDRAFDALSTTDRLQEPDGPLLSVLALVEQTRGGTGSYGTTSDAEERLPNLPETQGIQGEATDQGGDAPPASSDGGGEG from the coding sequence GTGATCGACTTCCGCTATCACCTCGTCTCGCTGATCTCCGTGTTCCTGGCGCTGGCCGTGGGCATCGTCCTCGGCGCCGGTCCGCTGCGCGAGAACCTCGGCGACCAGCTCGCCGGACAGGTCGAGCAGCTGCGCACCGAGCAGGAGCGCCTGCGCTCCGAGTCCGAGGAGCTCACCACCAAGAACGATCAACTGGCGACCTTCGTCTCGGAGATCGGCCCGGAGCTCGTCCGGGGCACCCTCTCCGGGAAGCAGGTCGCGGTGATCACCGACGACAGCTCCACCGGTCCGGTCGTCGAGCGGATGGAGTCGCTCCTGAACGATGCCGGGGTCGCCTCGCCGATGAAGATCAGCCTCCAGCCCGCGATGTGGGAGCCCGACGCCGGGCAGGAGCGTGCGGCGACCGTCGAGGAGATCCGGAGCATCGCCCCGGCGGTGCTCACCGACGACCCGGATGCGGAGCTGACCGACTCCGCGCAGCTCTCGGGGCTGATCCCTGCGCTGCTGCGGGGCGGGGACGATCTCCCCGCCGAGCTGCGCACCCAGCTGTGGCAGGTGCTCCTCGACCACCAGATGGTGGTCGTCGACGGCACGCCTCCCGGCCGCGCCGACGCCGTGATCTACGCCGGGGCCGATCCGGCGGCGCTCACCGACGAGAACGAGGACGAGACCGTCGCCGCCGAGCGCGCCCAGGCGCTGCTCGCCTCCCAGACGCATCTGCTGACCGTGCTCGGGCAGACCGGACTGCCCGCCGTCGTCTCCGCCACGACTCCCGGCAACGATGCGTCCACCGGGATCCTCCGCACGGTGCGCGGGGACCGGGCCTTCGACGCCCTCTCCACCACCGACCGTCTGCAGGAGCCCGACGGACCGCTGCTGTCGGTGCTCGCGCTCGTCGAGCAGACCCGCGGCGGCACCGGCTCCTACGGCACGACCAGCGACGCCGAGGAACGTCTGCCGAACCTGCCGGAGACGCAGGGGATCCAGGGAGAGGCGACGGACCAGGGCGGCGACGCCCCGCCGGCTTCGTCCGACGGCGGGGGAGAGGGATGA